Below is a window of Sulfurisphaera ohwakuensis DNA.
ATAGCATATAATTTTTATAATATGAGTGCGATAATTTTTCAATTTTTGTCTAATCTTTCAGATTGTATAAATTAAATTAAAAATATTTCAAAAATTCATGCTTTTGTGAGTAATTATCTTTATACTCAAATATGAATTTATTCAATTATTTATTGAGACAGTCTCTCAGAGTCTAATCATAATTTACTTTTATAGACATTATTTTAATTAATCTAGAATACTAAGAATCACCTTATCCTCCAGCCTTCTCTCAATCTTATCATGCCTATAAGTATATAAGCCTGTTTACTAGAATAAGAATAGTGAAGCTTATTAAGATTTGATTAAGAGATCTAAGTCAAGAGAAAGTAATAATGAATAAAAAACTTTTTGTTTTTATTGGTAAGTCTAGGTTTGTTATGCATGAATTACATTATGTGTTATGTAAGAGATCTTTAGAATACTTAAAAGCATCTGAAGATTCTTTAAATAGAGGTTTATACGACGTTAGTGGCTTATTAGCACAAATATCTGCAGAACTTTCAATTAAATCTACAATACTATTTTTAGGATATTCATTTCCAGAAACACACGAAATTAGGAAACTACTTAGTATTTTATCTTCTTTAACTTTAAGAGATGAAATACAAAACTTTGTTAAGTCTAGAAGAGGAGAATTAATACTCTTAGAGAACGCTAGAACGAGAGGGCAATATTTATCTTACGGTTTAGATAGAGAAGATGCGGAAGTTTGTTTAAATATTGCTAAGGAGATTATTAGTTTAATGAAAAAGATATGGGGGAATAAGTGGTGTTCGGATTAGAAAGAATAAAATTTTTAGAGGAAAATTGGAGAAATATTGCTGAGATAGTTTTACGTAAATCTAGGGAAATAGCCGATGTAAAGGAGGTGATAATTTTCGGCTCGGTTATTAAGGGCAGAACTATGGGTGCAAGTGACTTAGATCTCGCCCTAATTGTTAGGGGGTTAGATAAGAGTGAGATTAGTAAACTATTAATTAAAATACATTCAGCCTTACCAGATGAAATTTCAGAAATAATAGATTTGACCATAATCGCTGAAGAAGATGAAGATGATTTTCTAAAATTCGTAGGTAATAATTATGTCATAATTAGTGATTAATGGAAAATAATTAATATAATTACATTTTCATAAAACTGACTGAAATAGCACTTGACCTTCATGAGTTTCAGTATAATGGCTATAATAAAGACTCTAAGGTTTCAAAGTATGATATAGCATTTATTGGAAAATCGTTGCACAAGATAATTCTTACAAAAAATTTTCTAATACTTATATCTAATTTTAGTAAATAGGATAAGTTCTATCGTTTTTTATAGTAAGAATATTCACTATTGAGAATGGTTTATTTAAAAACTATCTTATCGTTAGGATTTTATGCAAACTGCTATATGATAGTGAAGAGCTCGTAGGGAAGAACATTCTATATGAATTCCATAAAAAGTAAATTGAGAGGCTAGTTGAGAAGGCAATTTAACATAACTATTTATGATTACTCTCAAATACGGAATTTTCAGCTAATATACAATGAGGGAAAGCAATAAGGATATAAGGTAAATCTTAAGAAACATATTTAGCATTATAATCCATTCAATTAATTCTGATAAAGAATTCCATTTGAGAGAATCTAAAAACTTCTTTTCTAAGTCATCAAATTTACAAATTATACTTCGTCTACTAAAGAATTTTGTAAATTAATATTAAGTGAAGAGAAATTTACCCATGAAATTTCACGATAATTTTAATTTATCACAGAAGTGCAAAAACTAAAACTCAGTATATATACACAAATAGGAGTGTATATAAATAATAATTAAGAGAAGACAATAGTCATTTTTTAAAGCGTTTAAGAGGAGTGACTAACCGATGCATACAGCTTATATGCACTTTGTAATACTGCAAAGCCATTGTTCTAAATAGTATAACAGTCAAGATATTTTATTTCTCAAATAACTACTTTTACATAATTTAAGGATTGCAATATCACTCATTTCTATAATTATATAATCTTTGTAAAAAAGAAAGAATTACATAGAAGACCAGATTAATTATAATGATTATGCTAGTCTTCATACTATGATAAAGCATAAAAAACAATAGCTTAATTAGTATATAAAGTAGTATCAGTAGTTATGAAGGTGTCTCATACTTCATACGTCTACTTCTATCCAACCGTTATTATCCCTAATTTGATATGTTTTTAATCCTAGTTTCTCTTTTGGTGCATCTGGTGCTACATAAGGAGGTTCTAGCATTTGCCCAGTCCTTAGATCAAATAATGCTAAATGGCAGTAACATCTAACGGTTAGTTTCTCTTCATCTAATTTACCTAAAATACACCTAGCGTGTGAACATACTGCATCCATTGCATAAAGATTACCGTTAACATTTGCGATAAAAATCACTTTGTCCTCTACTTTAACTGCAGCACTTTTTGCTTTTTCTAAGGCCTTTGCCGAAATAGTTCTTTTCCATACCATAGGAAAAATAGACAAACAATATCTTATAACCTTTATTTTGTAAAGGTATTTAATTTAACATTGAGATAAGCTTATCGTTTATAGATTTATAAACGAATTAAACAACTACGTGATAATATAATGTTACAACGCTGTAACTAACCACAAAAAATGACATAACCAACGAAATAAGGGTTTAACAGTGCCCTAAGGTAAATTTATGTTATGTTGAATATATGTATGTTTTTATTTTTGCTATCCTAGTGAATGTCAGGTTACGAAAAAATATTACTGGTAGATGCTATTACATCTTTCTGTGTTCTAAAAGGACAAGTTGTACATCTAAATACTAATTGCTTTGCTGAATCCCACAATCTTTTTAGCAGATTCGTAAGTTTTTGTTAAATTCAAGCGTTAATTTATAAAGTAAAATCTGTCGTTAATCTGATAAAAAATCCAAGCAATTCATAAAGCAAATATTATCATAACCTTAAATGTTAAGGTGAGAAGCTCATGCCTTTAAGGTCTGACCGAGTATAGTGAGAGTATTGTTGCTAATATAATAATATAAGTTACTATACTATCAATTTTTTCATATTTCACTTTTACTGGTTTTCTAATATAAATTAACTCTATCGTTATAAGATATATTGATAAAACAGTTAAATTCAAAATGATCCAAAGATTAAGAGGTAACAAAATAAAATATAACGATGATAGACTAGAAAATAAAGTTAGAAAAACTATATAACCTGTAGCAAATATTGTGAATAAGAATTTTGTGGTAATATTCTGTGTTTTATAGTCATTATATACATTAATATGCTTGCAGATAGGGGAAGAATAGAGCTAAACGGTACTCCCAAAATCACCTCCTTAAAAATAAACCTGTAGTATTAGTAAGCGTTTCCTCCGATTTATTTAAATAAATCTCTGCCTCAGATATATTTTCAATAATTTTTGAAATTAGTGATTTGAAAGTCCTCATTTTCACGTTATCCTTGAGGATCGTGTACAAGGAGTAAACGAGCACGGCAAGTAAGAAGATTAACATGCGGAAAATGAACTTTGTTGAACACGTAAAGGGGAGGAACGATTTAACACTCCTATAAGACGTTTCTATCGGATTCCTCACCTTGTTATATAACTCCAAGACCTTATTCTTGGGTAAATCGAGATTTGTAGCCCTAGCGAAGTAAACAACCTTCTTCTTTTTCCTCTTGATCTTCTCCCTGCGATACACGATCAGCCTAAACTTAACCTGCTCATCCTTACTACGCCTCTTACTATTCGTAATATATTCACCATCAAACTCCTCGTAGATCTTGACATCACCAACGGGAACTCCAATAATGTAGTTGAACTGGGATATGAATTTTATCACCTCAACCGTGTAAAATCCTGCATCAAGTGTTATCAGTTTAATCCTAAATCCCATTGCAACCACTTGTTCAATCAAGACCTTGACAATCTCATCCTTTGTCATCCCATTAACTTGCGGTATGAAAGCAAGTATGAGGATTTTTCCTTCGTATTTCGTTGTAGCTGTTGCGTAGTTCCACGAGTATCCCTTTTCTGAGCTTCCCAAACCTTCTACAGGTTTTCCGTACCAAGTTATTGTTGTCCAATCTATTGATAGTTCTATCTCCTTCACGCCCTTAAGTGTTTCGAGTGAGATTTGTTTCACTTGTTCCAGTGTTTTTTCCGCTACTTGTAACCCTTGTTCTTCAACGTAATTCCTCACCGTTTGTGGTGATACGTTGTAAGCTCTGGAAACGTTTTCCACTGAATCTTTGTGTAATGATGCTGAGATCAAGGTTTTTGTAACTTCCTCTCCCTTTCTCCCTTGGAAGTTACTCATGGAAATTAATTTATACCCTATTTGTTGAGTGTTTAATGAGGGAATTGGCATTACCATGAGCCCTTATGGTAATACCGATTCCCTCGCTTTAAACCTTTTTTCCCAATTTGTTGAATTCTTGATGTTGTTATAAACTTGGTTATGTTCAACAAATTTAATATTGTTCAATCAGAATTATTTTTGTAAAATGATTTTGGGAGTACCGTAAAAGGAGAGGATATACTATGCTTATTGGCATTTTAAGTAAGAAATTATCAACAATTATGAAGGCTATAGGAATTGAATAAAATATTATTGCTAAATTTTTATAGTATTTGAAAATCTTATCATAATCCATCTTATATCACCGATCTCATGGTACAAAATATTGGAACCATGGAGGGCTGTATGGAGAAGATGGCAAAGGTGATGAGTGCGGCTGTTCAAACATTGGATACGTTCCATCCCAGTAATTAGGAAGTGGATTAATACTATTAACAAAAGGCATAAAACTCACCGTTACTATATATTCCGAATTCTAAATAAGTATCTGTGGGAATAAGACCAAAAATCCAAATTCAGCTTGCTCCTACAATGTCATACAATGTAGTTTCCGGCCATGTACCGTATTCGCTAATAAATCCACTAAGTTGAGTAGAAAATTGTGAAGTATAAAACGAAACAGCGAATACAATAATACCAGGCAAACTCGCTGCGACACTTATGATCCCTGAAATTCCCTCAACATACGTTGATATTTCAGATATTAGATTTGTTTCATATTCTAGCTCACTTGTGGGAACTGCGTTCTTAATAACTACTAACCTTGTCACTCCCCAAATAAAATAATATGTGTAGCATTTTATTATGGGATCGAAAGTTATTGGATCACTATTATTAATATACATAGTTACCTCGTTATTGCTAATTTCAGCAGTAATAATACTACTATTGTAACTCATGTCTATCAAACCGCTTATAAGCGAGATATTATTACTGCTGGTGTCTTCAACCACAAATCCTTTAGCTCTTAGACCTTCTACATTGGCATTAATCGTTACATTGTAACAATTATTACTTAAAGGATTCCTAGTATAATTGAACCAATAAAACCAGCTAGTGGTAGAGATATATGCACTCTCTGGTATAATTCCACTTATTGTCTTAACATTATGAATAATTTTAACAGTACTATTCATTCCGTTAGGTGTAGGGATCGTGACAAGAATTCTAGCCGCTATAACGTATGCTTTACTTTGTAAAATCTCCCGTGATCTTTATAATAGTAAACTGAGTTAGGACATTATTTATACCTATGGATAACGTACCAGAAGTAAATCTATTTTCTAAGATGAAGACAGCTAATTTATCCATGTCATTAATAGATTCAGTATCTACATTATTAGCAATATCCCCCCCTTGATTGCTCTCATCATCTGGGTAAATATTTCTCCAGCTTCAGTTTTCTTACTCTCTCTCCTAGTAATAATACCTTCAGCAATAACGTTCAAATACAGACATCTATAGCCTAAAGTGTTAAAAAATTTGAGCGTAATAGTTCTAAAGTAAAATATTAACATTTATATGAAAATCATTATAGTTATACTTTACGTTAAAAATATAAGAAATATTTTCTTATTACTAACTATGTTTAATAAGTAATAGCATAGAAAATAAGGTCAAAAATACTTAGATAAGTTATGAGTAAATGCCATAATTTTTATGGGACTGTTATCATGTAGTTATGAAATTCGAAAAAAGTATTTGTAATATTATATCAAATTATTATTAATATTAATTTGGTTAATCATCTTCAAATAAGTCTCTCTAAGGTGTTTTGTCTGGATTGAGAGGATGTGAGAATAAATAACCTCTAGTTTTTAGGTAACTATACAAAGACATCAACCTTTATAAACAAACATTTTTAAACAATATTTCTCTTCACATTTACAGATCTTTTTAATAAATTATATTATAAAAGATTTTTATGAATGCTATAACATTTTTATAAACACTTTTTGAAATTAATGAATGTTTCAGAATATCCCCTCAGTAACTTTCCTATAAAGCTCATCGTTAATCTCTTTAGTAGAAATTTAATTGTGGAATTTACAAAAAGAATTTAAACTATAAAAGATATATCTATTTAATGAAAGTCGGAGATAAAGCACCATTGTTTGAAGGGATAACTGATACTGGAGAGAAGTTTTCTTTATCAGATTATATAGGAAAACATGATATCGTACTTTATTTCTATCCTAAAGATGATACTCCAGGATGTACAAGGGAAGCTTGTGCATTTAGGGATAATTGGAACCTTCTACAAGGCTATGATGTTGTAGTCATAGGTATAAGTTCTGATGATGTGGAATCTCATAAAAAGTTTAAGCAAAAGTATAATTTACCGTTTATACTTATCAGTGACCCGGACAAGAAAATCAGAGAATTATATGGAGCAAAGGGCTTTATTTTACCCGCTAGGATTACATTTGTAATTGATAAAAAAGGGATCATACGCCATATTTATAATTCTCAACTTAATCCAGAAAACCATGTTAAAGAAGCTTTAAAAACTCTAGAAATGCTTAAGAAAGAAGAGGAATCAGTAAGCTGATTTTAATAAGTAAGTTATAATTTTTTTCTGTGCATTTCTTAAATGGTAAAGGAAAGTAACTTTGCTAATATTCAATAACCTGGCAATTTCATCAGCGGTTGCTCTTCTTGGATAATCAAGATAACCTCTCGATAAAGCCACCATCAAGACTTTCCTTTCCATGTCAGTTAAATCTAGAGTAAAAGAGGGGTTAAAATCTTCAGTCCTTATCTCTTCTATTTTGCCTAGGCTTCTTAATTCTTCAAATAATTCGTTTAAATTTTTACTATGGGTAACAAAACTCCATAACTCAGAATTCCCTTTTATTTTATTTCCAAGTATTAGAACTTCTTTGTCATATAGCACTCCAGCAATAGAACCTCTATAAGTATTGAGAAAATCCACGTAGTAGCCGTCTTTAAGTTTACTTATATTCATAACTTTCACGACGCTTTTATGATCTTTCATCAATTTTATTGCTTCTTTATCTGTTGAATTGATCATAATTCTACTTCGTAAGTAATTCTTGTTTGGATAGACTTGTAGATTAATTGTATATGCATCATATGGCATATGATGTGTCCAACAATCTTCGTGAACCACTTTTATATCTACTTTTTTAATCATCATTATATTGTACTTTTTTAAAAATATAAGCATATCTATGTCAATCATTACAATTGCTTTTAAAGAATTTCATATATATGAAAGGTTTGAGATTTTATTACGAGATTACCTCATGATGCTTTAAGGATTAATATATCTTCCTAATTTAGTGAGTAATTTTAGGAAATATCATTCTTCTTTCAACTGCAACTGTATATAACGTGTTTCATAATTAACTTAAATCTGATTATTCCTTACATAATACTATGGCTGAAGTGATAAAGAGTATAATGAGGA
It encodes the following:
- a CDS encoding HEPN domain-containing protein; the protein is MHELHYVLCKRSLEYLKASEDSLNRGLYDVSGLLAQISAELSIKSTILFLGYSFPETHEIRKLLSILSSLTLRDEIQNFVKSRRGELILLENARTRGQYLSYGLDREDAEVCLNIAKEIISLMKKIWGNKWCSD
- a CDS encoding nucleotidyltransferase domain-containing protein, with translation MFGLERIKFLEENWRNIAEIVLRKSREIADVKEVIIFGSVIKGRTMGASDLDLALIVRGLDKSEISKLLIKIHSALPDEISEIIDLTIIAEEDEDDFLKFVGNNYVIISD
- the sdx gene encoding sulredoxin → MVWKRTISAKALEKAKSAAVKVEDKVIFIANVNGNLYAMDAVCSHARCILGKLDEEKLTVRCYCHLALFDLRTGQMLEPPYVAPDAPKEKLGLKTYQIRDNNGWIEVDV
- a CDS encoding peroxiredoxin, with amino-acid sequence MKVGDKAPLFEGITDTGEKFSLSDYIGKHDIVLYFYPKDDTPGCTREACAFRDNWNLLQGYDVVVIGISSDDVESHKKFKQKYNLPFILISDPDKKIRELYGAKGFILPARITFVIDKKGIIRHIYNSQLNPENHVKEALKTLEMLKKEEESVS
- a CDS encoding helix-turn-helix domain-containing protein; the encoded protein is MIKKVDIKVVHEDCWTHHMPYDAYTINLQVYPNKNYLRSRIMINSTDKEAIKLMKDHKSVVKVMNISKLKDGYYVDFLNTYRGSIAGVLYDKEVLILGNKIKGNSELWSFVTHSKNLNELFEELRSLGKIEEIRTEDFNPSFTLDLTDMERKVLMVALSRGYLDYPRRATADEIARLLNISKVTFLYHLRNAQKKIITYLLKSAY